TCATACGTCATATCGCGACGAGAGGATCGACGGGTTCGTCCGAAGCTCGCAAAAAATCTCCGTCCAGCCGGAAGCTGAAATCGACCTTCCTTCTTCCGACATGGGACTGTCTAACAATGAGAAATCCGTCGCTCCGGTCGTTTCCCGGCGACTGAGCAAAACAGCCGAATCGTTCGCGGTTTTCCAACCCAACGCCGACGTGCTTTATCCGGGAGCCTTGGTCCGGACATCCAGCCTGGTGAGCGGCACCCTCCAGCCGGTTGGAAATATCGGTCGGGCACCTTCGGAGGTCACCATTACGAATATCACGCTGCTTGAGAAAGAGAATCAGACGGGAGGTGATGCGAAGGCCGCCGTCTACAGCAGCAGGATCGACAACCCCGATGCATCGTCCGTCAATGAGGCGGTGCGATCAATGGTCAAGCGGGTGGTGCCCGGAACGACAGCGGCGAAATTGTCATACCAGTTGTTGAAAACCAACAGCTTGGAAGAAGGTTTCACACGCCTCGGTATTTCGGCCGGTTGGCTGGGAGGCGAGGTGAAATCCAGCCTCGGCAAGCAGGTGAGGGAGGAGAAATCATCTTTCATCATCAAGTTCTCGCAGGAATACTACACGGCTTCCTTCGCCACTCCGGCCCGGCCCTCGGATGTTTTTTCGAGGAGGGTGACCTCCGGAGATCTCGAACAAACGAGAGGGGACTCATTGGGTTACATTTCGAGTGTTACGTATGGAAGGGTGCTTTATGTGGTGGTTTCGAGCAGCGTTCACGAGGACCAGATGAGGACCACACTTGATCTCGCGCTGAAGCAGGTGGCCTCGAAACAGGAACTCCAGTTCTCTCATGCACAACGTGAGATGCTGGGTTCCTCCGAGATCAGGATACTGGCGCTCGGCGGAAATTCGGACCAGGCGATGAAGGTGATCTCCGGTGATCTTACGAAAGTCAGGGATTTCCTGGAATCCGGAGCCCAGTTCTCGGCCAATAGTCCCGGAGTTCCCATCAGCTACACCGCAAGATATCTTTCAGATAACGAACTCGCTAAAGTATCGTTCACCACGAACTATGTGGTGGAGACCGGAAAGGCCCGCGCGCCGGTCACCGCGGTGGTCCGCCTGGTGGCGCTTGATGTCTATCTCGATGGTTCCCCGGGCAAGGACAAGTGGTCCACATGGGTAACCATCAACGGGAAACGTTACAAGGTATGGAACCGGAAGAAAGATATCAGCGACAACGGAAACATCACTGATCCGAAGGGACCGGGAGGCGACGGAAACGCCAGCAGATATTCCTTGGAAAATGAATATGAGGTATCACTTTCGCCCGGTGAACCACTCAAGGTGGAATTCCATGGCGTGGCCCACGACAATGACGACGCCGTAGATCCTTCCTCACGTCTGTTTCTTCCATCGGATTACTGGGGGATAGGGCAGAGCACGGACACCATCAACAACTATCCCTGCCACAGGATGGGAGCCGCCAACGGTCACCAGACGGAGTATTACATCTGGTTCAACATTCGGAAGAAGGAATAGCGGGCGGATGGAGATGGTTCCCTGCGGCCCCGGGGGAGCGAAATCCATCTGCCTGAGGAATGCCGGCTGCGTTACCGGTTGGAAGATCCGGGCATGACAGCAATCTCCTCCGAAACGGGCAAATTGAAACCGAAGATTGCGAAATGCCCCCGCCTCCGTCCGTCTGTCCGTCAAAATCCATTGAAATCACAGGCATTCAAGCGCCTCTGGAAATGTGAACGGCAATTGCTAGGGGGGAGCCATGAACACGTCGCCCATCCTGTTGCTGAGCCTCATTCCCTTCTTCTTCATCTCCTGCAAGCGGCATGAGACGGGCATGAGCTATGAAGAGCGGAAAAAGCTCCCTCCGGAGGCGAACGCCAAGTCCCCGCAACCTCCGAAAGACACCGGGGCGGGCCAGACCGATGGCGGCACGCGCTCCGACTACAAGCCCACCACCGGCCCGGCCGGACAGGCTGAAACCACTCCCGCCACGCCACCCAGCGGCACCAACCCTTCTCCCTCGAACCCGAACGTGGTCCGTCCTCCCGAAGAGTGAGTCCCCATCCCACGTGATCCAAAACCCACCAGCCGTCCGAAATGAAAGTCACCCTCAATTACCGACAGATCACTCCCGAACGGAGGAATCCCGTGGAGCGCGTGGTCCAGAAATCATCGCTGCCGCCACGCCACCTGCTCATCGTTTACCGTTATGATGAGTCCGACGAACTGGTTCTCGCCATCGATCCGGAAGATCCCGAGCTTGAAGCGTCCGGCGAGATCGCTCATATCCGGCGGACCATGGAAGAGGAGATCCGTTCGATCATCGAAGAAGGCCGCATCACCGGGCAGGACAACTTTGGAATCTCGGACACGCGCGTCTGGGTGAAAACCCCGGTCGCCCGCGACAGCCTGGACGGACTGGATATCCTGATCGTCAGCCCCGACAGCGCCCCGCCCCGGGATCCCGACGATGTGCCTGTCGAAAAATTTCCCGGTACCCTCACCTGCACCGGGATGAACGACCTGGGCGAGGTCTCCGTGCGCCTTGTCACCAACCAACCCATCGAGGATGAGAACGGCCGCGAGGTTTACCGTCTGGATCTCGACCAGCCCTCCATCTCATCCCTGGCGAGGGACAGGGAGTCCGGGACGTGGACGATCCGCCTGCCGGACCGCTGCCGCGTCATCCGGTGATTCCGTGTCCATCCGTCCGGATGCTCACTTCGGCTTCCCACTGACGTCTTTTGGAGGGGGGAGCAGGCTCGGCGGCACCACGGCGG
The DNA window shown above is from Luteolibacter yonseiensis and carries:
- a CDS encoding thiol-activated cytolysin family protein, producing the protein MATSLGVAVFVHTSYRDERIDGFVRSSQKISVQPEAEIDLPSSDMGLSNNEKSVAPVVSRRLSKTAESFAVFQPNADVLYPGALVRTSSLVSGTLQPVGNIGRAPSEVTITNITLLEKENQTGGDAKAAVYSSRIDNPDASSVNEAVRSMVKRVVPGTTAAKLSYQLLKTNSLEEGFTRLGISAGWLGGEVKSSLGKQVREEKSSFIIKFSQEYYTASFATPARPSDVFSRRVTSGDLEQTRGDSLGYISSVTYGRVLYVVVSSSVHEDQMRTTLDLALKQVASKQELQFSHAQREMLGSSEIRILALGGNSDQAMKVISGDLTKVRDFLESGAQFSANSPGVPISYTARYLSDNELAKVSFTTNYVVETGKARAPVTAVVRLVALDVYLDGSPGKDKWSTWVTINGKRYKVWNRKKDISDNGNITDPKGPGGDGNASRYSLENEYEVSLSPGEPLKVEFHGVAHDNDDAVDPSSRLFLPSDYWGIGQSTDTINNYPCHRMGAANGHQTEYYIWFNIRKKE